One Cervus canadensis isolate Bull #8, Minnesota chromosome 1, ASM1932006v1, whole genome shotgun sequence genomic window carries:
- the PRPSAP1 gene encoding phosphoribosyl pyrophosphate synthase-associated protein 1 isoform X2, producing MGLVSLKNPDLHVSIRLVPETVDVNTAVMELLIMAYALKTACARNIIGVIPYFPYSKQSKMRKRGSIVCKLLASMLAKAGLTHIITMDLHQKEIQGFFSFPVDNLRASPFLLQYIQEEIPNYRNAVIVAKSPDAAKRAQSYAERLRLGLAVIHGEAQCAEMDMDDGRHSPPMVKNATVHPGLELPLMMAKEKPPITVVGDVGGRIAIIVDDIIDDVESFVAAAEILKERGAYRIYVMATHGILSAEAPRLIEESSIDEVVVTNTVPHEVQKLQCPKIKTVDISLILSEAIRRIHNGESMAYLFRNITVDD from the exons AGACGTGAACACGGCTGTGATGGAGTTGCTGATCATGGCGTATGCGCTGAAGACCGCCTGTGCCAGGAACATCATTGGCGTCATCCCCTACTTCCCCTACAGCAAGCAGAGCAAGATGCGGAAGAGGGGCTCCATTGTGTGCAAGCTCCTGGCATCCATGCTGGCAAAAGCAG gttTAACTCACATTATCACTATGGATCTTCATCAAAAGGAAATACAAGGCTTTTTCAGCTTTCCCGTGGACAACCTTAGAGCCTCACCTTTCCTGCTTCAGTATATCCAGGAAGAA ATTCCAAATTACAGAAATGCAGTCATTGTAGCTAAATCGCCTGATGCTGCAAAAAG GGCCCAGTCGTATGCAGAGAGGCTGCGTCTGGGCCTGGCTGTCATCCATGGGGAGGCCCAGTGTGCGGAGATGGACATGGACGATGGCCGCCATTCCCCGCCGATGGTCAAGAACGCGACTGTCCACCCAGGGCTGGAATTGCCGT TGATGATGGCCAAGGAGAAGCCGCCCATAACGGTAGTTGGAGATGTGGGAGGACGCATCGCGATCATAGTG GATGACATCATCGACGACGTGGAGAGCTTCGTGGCCGCTGCGGAGATTCTGAAGGAGAGAGGCGCTTACAGGATCTACGTCATGGCCACACACGGCATCCTGTCCGCAGAGGCCCCCCGTCTGATCGAGGAGTCCTCCATCGACGAG GTGGTGGTGACGAATACTGTCCCTCACGAGGTGCAGAAGCTGCAGTGTCCCAAGATAAAGACTGTGGACATCAGTCTGATTCTTTCTGAAGCAATCCGGAGAATCCACAACGGGGAGTCCATGGCGTACCTCTTCCGGAACATCACAGTGGACGACTAG